One genomic region from Methanomicrobia archaeon encodes:
- a CDS encoding class I SAM-dependent methyltransferase, with amino-acid sequence MKQWYESLFENYARKYDEEVFVQGTIGECDFIEQEIGHDKAVKIIDIGCGTGRHAVELAKRGYTVTGIDLSESQLKSAKEKARKQGLKIDFQQRDARNLPFQGEFDLALMLCEGGFPLMETDDMNFEILKNATRSLKATGKFIFTTLNGLFPLYHSVEKFCASEGKEGNATYKSNTFDLMTFRDHNTTVFEDDAGNKKELNCNERYYVPSEITWLLETLGYKKIAIFGAKLGAFSRNDKLTPEDFEMLVIAEKTGDRED; translated from the coding sequence ATGAAACAATGGTATGAATCGCTATTCGAAAACTACGCGCGGAAATACGATGAAGAGGTCTTTGTGCAGGGAACGATTGGCGAATGTGATTTTATTGAGCAGGAAATAGGACACGACAAAGCAGTTAAAATCATCGATATCGGCTGCGGTACAGGCCGGCACGCTGTTGAACTGGCAAAACGGGGCTACACTGTTACCGGGATCGATCTGTCCGAATCGCAGCTGAAGAGCGCGAAAGAAAAGGCGAGAAAACAGGGGTTGAAGATCGATTTTCAACAACGTGACGCGAGAAATCTTCCGTTCCAGGGAGAATTCGATCTCGCACTAATGCTGTGCGAAGGCGGGTTCCCGTTGATGGAAACCGATGACATGAATTTCGAGATACTCAAGAACGCGACCAGGTCGCTGAAAGCTACCGGGAAGTTCATATTTACGACCTTGAACGGATTGTTCCCGCTTTATCATTCCGTGGAAAAATTCTGCGCCTCCGAAGGCAAGGAGGGTAACGCGACTTATAAGAGCAACACCTTTGATCTGATGACGTTTCGCGATCACAATACCACGGTATTCGAAGACGACGCGGGGAACAAAAAAGAACTCAACTGTAACGAGCGTTATTATGTGCCCAGCGAAATAACCTGGCTTTTGGAGACCCTGGGGTACAAAAAGATAGCTATTTTCGGCGCAAAACTGGGTGCTTTCTCACGAAACGATAAACTGACTCCGGAAGATTTTGAAATGCTCGTCATCGCGGAGAAGACCGGAGACCGAGAAGATTAA